GCGGGTGTGCTCGGAGCTGCGGGCGGAGCGGGAGCATTGGGAGGCAGCGCCGGGCTCTTTGCGAATCTGGGGCAGCTCGGAGGCCTGGTCGGCCAGGCGGGGCCGGTGCTGGAGCACGCCGGAACGGCGATGCAGGTGATCGACGCGATTAAGTCCGGAGGCAGTTTGCTGGAGAGTGCGCCGCAGATCGCGAATCTCTTCAGCGGCGCCTTTGACACGCTTCAGGATTTGGCCGGTCCGGATGGCCCGGCGGATCAGGTCAAGGCGACCTTGGAAGAGGCGGTGGAGCGGGCGCTGGAGAAACTTCAGAGCCAGGGCTCGCTGGCCTCTGATTTGGGGACGCAGGTGTTTGAGCAGGTTCGAGAGGAGCTGATGGGGCAGGCAAACTCGCTGCTTGAAGGGCTTGGTGGTGCGGCGTCCTCGCAGGTGGAGGCGGTGCTCAACGAGGCATTGGAGACCGCGGGGGGCCTGCTCGATATGGCGGGATTGGATTCGGGAGTGGCGGGGGATGTGATGGATATGCTCGGGCAGCTGGATGCGTTCAGTCTGGCGAAGCCGGTAGCGGAGTTGGTGAGCACGATCTTCCGAGCCTGAACTCGGTGATCGAGTGAGTGTGGTCTGAGCGTAATTTTTGTGCGTCCAATCGAAGGAGCAGAGATGAGTGAGCAGAGCGAGAAAGAGCAGAGCAGCACGGAGCGAGCCTGGCAGGCGGCCCCTGATATTGTGGCGGCACAGGTGCAGGCGTTGGCTCGTAAGTATTATGAGCAGGGGGAGTTGGATCGGGCGCGCGAGGTGCTGGAGAAGCTGGTGAAGATGCGGCCCCGCTGTGCGTGGGCCCACGCGCTTCTGGGGGTCGTGCAGCGGCGTCAGGGGCGGATGGTCAAGGCGTTGGAGTCGTTGCAACGCGCCGCGGAGATCGATCCCGACGATCGCAACACACTGGTCAATCTCGGGGAGTGCCTGGTGATTGCGGGGAAGGTGCCTCAGGGGGTTGATGTGTTGCGGGCGGTGTTTGAGATGGGATACGACCCCGCGCTTGCTCCGGAGGAGCACGACGCGTTTACGCGTCGTGCCGGAGCTCAGCTGGAGGTGATTCAGCGCGCGGCACGCATGGTTCAGGAGGAGTACGGCCAGCAGGGGAGTTAGCGCGGCGGGGGGGCGCTTTCGTCGTCGAGCAGGGGGCGAAGCGCCGGGGTTTCCAGGTCGTCGAGTTGGCCCCGGCGCACGGCCCAGATAAAGGCGGCGACCGAGCTCAGGGTCAGTAAGAGCGCCATGGGGATGAGCAGGTAGAGGATGTTCATGCGGCGGACTCCGTGGGGTGAGGATGGCCGGCGAGCTCCCGGGGCTCGGGTGGTGTCGCGGCGTTGGGGGGGGCCGGGGGGCTCTCTCGGGGCTCAAAGGAGCGCTGTGAGAGCGATGAGGCGACCACCGCCAGGGAGCTTACCGGCATGAGCAGGGCGGCGACCAGCGGAGAGACCAGTCCGAGCGCTGCCAGCGAGATTCCAAAGGCGTTGTAGAGCGCGGAGCCGACGAGGTTTCGGCGTACCGTGCGCATGATGGTTTGAGCGCCGTCGAGCAGATCTTCGATCGGGGTAAGGCCCTGACGCATCAGGAAGATGTCTGCGGCCTGAAGGCTGGCCTCCGCGCCGCCGTGGACGGCCACGCCCACGTGGGCGGTCTGCAAGGCGGCGGCGTCATTGACGCCGTCTCCCACCATGGCGACGGTGGCCTCGGGGCGCCGGGCGCGAAGTTCTTTGAGGTAGGCGACCTTGGCTTCCGGGCTGGCTCCGCCCAGGGTGGCGTCGGCAGCGATGCCCAACTCGCGGGCGACACGACTGACCAGGTCGGGGTGGTCTCCGGAGAGCAGGTGGACGCGCACGCCCCGATGGGCCAGACGCTGGACGAGCTCGGAGGCGCCCGGGCGCAGCGTGTCGCCCAGCCCCAGGAGTTGGCGAGGTTTTTCGTCGACGACGATGACCAGGGGAGTGAGCCCGCGTGCGGCCAGCTGGTCGGCACGTGCGCGCCAGGGGTGGTCGTCGGCCAGCTGCCAGGAGGGCCGCCCCACGGCAACGCGGTGGTTGCCGACTCGGCCGGTGATGCCGCGGCCCATATGCTCTTCGATGTCGGCGGTAGGCGGGCCGGGGTGCCCCGGTGTGGGGGGCGCGGCCGCCACAATCGCTCTGGCCAGCGGGTGGCTGGAGTGGGCTTCCAGGGCGCTGGCCAGGGCCAGGGCGCTGTCGTCGCCTTCGCTGGAAGCGATGGTGGGCGTGCCCACGGTCAGCGTGCCTGTTTTGTCGAAGACCAGGTCGGTGAGATGATCCAGGGCTTCGATGACGTCGTCGTTTTTGATGTGGACGCCCCGTCGCGCGGCGCGTCCAGCTCCCACGCTCATGGCCAGCGGGGTGGCCATGCCCAGCGCGCAGGGGCAGGAGATGACGAGCAGGGCCACGGCGTTGGGGATGGCGCGGGAGGGGTCAATCAGGGCCCAGACCAGGGCGGTGAGCAGCGCGGCACCGAGGACGGCCAGCACGAAGATGCCGCCCAGGCGGTCGGCGAGCTGTACGATCGGGGCGCGCTGGGTCTGGTGATCTTCGATCCAGCGCAGGAGTTTGCCCACGCGGGTATCTTCGGCGGTGGCGAGGACTTCGACGTGAAGGAGCGCGCCCAGGTTGGTCACCCCGGCCTCGATGCTTTGCCCGGGGGCGATCTTCTCGGGGCGCGATTCGCCGGTGAGCAGCGCGCGCAGGACTTCGCCGCGGCCCAGGGTGACGGTGCCGTCGGCGGGGACGACGTCGCCGGTGCGGACTTCGATGAGGTCGCCCGGACGCAGGGAAGTGGCTAGGACGGCTTCGGCGGTGTCTCGGAGCGCGGCGGTGGGCTCGTCGGCCCGGCGCAAGAGGCGGGCGCTGCGGGGCAGCAGTGAGTAGAGGCGTTCGGCGGCGTCGGCGGCGCGGGCGTTACCCCGGAGTTGCAGGTAGCGCGCGCTCAGCAGGGCGGCGATGAGGACGGTGAGCGAGTCAAACCAGACATCGCCGGCGCCCCAGACCGTGTTGTAGGCGGAGTGAAGCCAGCCCACGCCGATGCCGAGCGCGATGGGCACGTCGATGGAGAGGCGCGTCAGCCCGGAGGGCAGTCCCTGGGCCAGGGCCGCGCGAAGTGAGGCCCAGGCGCGGCGAAAGAAGATGGAGCCGCCCACGATCATCGCCACGATGCTCAGGCCCAGGCTGAGCCAGCGCATGGTGGTATGCAGCCCGGCATCGGTCAGCGCGCTGAGGCCGGCGTATTCGGAGATGGCGAAGATCATGGTGTTCATCGCCACCGCCCAGCTGATGCCCACTCGGATCAGCAGGCGGCCCAGCCCCTGGGAGCGGACCTTGCGTTGGTCGGCGCGCAGCGGGTGGGCTTTGTAGCCGAAGCGGGCCAGCGCCCGGCCTACCTCGGAGAGGCGCACCCGTTCGGGATCCCAGCGCAGGCTGAGCAGGCCGCGCGTTAAGTCCAGGTGGGCGTTGACCACGCCGTCGAGGAGTTGCGGCATGCGCTCGATCAGCCAGACACACCCGGCACAGTGCACACCTTCCAGGTGAAGTTTCGCGCTGAGGGTGCCGTCTTCGTGGGTTCGGGCGTGCTCCTGGAGGAAGGCTTCGGAGTCGAGCAGTGGCGCTATCTCGGCGGCATCCTGTGGCGAGTGGGCGGGTTGGGGGTCGTTTTTCCAGGCGTCGCGGAGTTGGTAGAAGTTGTCGAGCCCCGACTCATGGAGCACCACGTAGACCGAGTGGCAGCCCACACAGCAAAAGCTGGGGGTGTCTTCCGGTGCACCCCGGGGCGGAGGCGGTGCCGGCAGGCCGCAGTGGGCGCAGGGCACGGTGGTGGGAGTGGTCATGGTGAGCGCTCCACGCGATGGGTGCGCCGGTAGGGGGTTTCACCGGCCTGGAGGACGAGCTCGACGTCGTAGACGCCGGGAGCGTCGGGGGCTCCTTCGATGCGGTAGTGCCCCTGGAGCGTGGGGTGCGCCGTCAGCTCCAGGGGGGCATCGGGTTCGATCTGGGAGGCCAGTCGAAACTGAGCGGTACCGGTCAGCGCCAGCGGCTGGTTTTGAGCATCGCGCACTGCCACCTCGGCCAGGCCTTCATCCAGGCGCAGCGCCACGGTCCAGCTGAGCTCGTCGGCGGCGCGCCTGGTGGCCTGGGTCTCATCCCAGTCGACCGCCTTGGCGTAGTAGTCGGGCACGATGCGCGGCCCCCCGTCGGAGGCCGACGCAAAGATGATCGACATGCCCGAGCCCATGGCGATGGCCAGGATGACGATGATGAATCCGGGCCAGAAGATATGTGATGGGATCGAAGGCATGGTTATTCTCCAACGGAGGTCGGTCCGAGCAGGGGGAAACTTGAGGTGGCCCAGGGCTCGCCGTCGATGATGACTTCGAAGGTGGCGGTGGCCGAGCCGTCGGGCAGGGCTTCGGGCGGAGCGGTGACCCAGACCTCGAAGCGGCTCAGCTCACCGCTGTTCAGCGAGATGGTCTGGGGGCCGACCACCCGTACCTGGGCGCCGGCGGGCTCGGAGAGACGCAGGGTCGCCTGGCGATCTTCGCCGGTGCGGTTGCGCAGACGCACGCGCAGGCGGTTGGCGATCTGTCCGTCGGCAAGCTCGGTAAACGCCGGGCCCGGCATCCGGCCGATGTCGACTTCGAGGGGAGAGCGCTGTCCGATGAGGGCCACGAGGACCGAACTCAGGACGACCAGCAGCACACCGTAGGCCACCGTACGGGGACGGATCACGCGGGTGGGCTTTTGCGCAATGGCATTTTCCGAGGTGTAGCGAATCAGCCCGCGGGGCTTGTCGATAGCGTCCATGATGGAGTCGCAGGCGTCGACGCACTGGGTGCAGGAGATGCACTCCATCTGCAGACCTTCGCGGATATCGATGCCGGTGGGGCAGGTGCGCACACAGGCGCCGCAGTCGATGCAGTCGCCCAGGCGGGCCAGGGGCTGGTCGAGATCGATGGGGCCGGCAGATTTTGCGCGTTTGCGTTTGCCGCGGGGTTCGCCTCGGTTGGGGTCGTAGCTGACGATGAGCGAATGGCGGTCCATCAACACCGACTGGAAGCGAGCGTAGGGGCAGGTGATGGTGCACATCTGCTCGCGGAAGTAGCCGAAGTCGAAGAAGATGAGGGCGGTGGTGATGGCCATCGTCGCGAAGTAGCCCGGATGCTCGGTGGGGCTGAGGCTCATCCAACGCAGCAGTTCGGGCCAGCTTACGAAGTAGGCCACAAAGGTATGCGCGAGGAAGAGGGAGAGGGCTCCGAAGACGACGAGTTTCAGGCCTTTGCGCGCTACTTTTTCGCCGGTCCAGGGGCCCTGGTCGCGGCGTCGACGAGCGCTCTCTTTGCCTTCGATGAGGCGTTCAATGGGGCGGAAGACAAACTCTAAGTACACGGTCTGCGGGCAGCCCCAGCCGCACCAGACGCGGCCGAAGAGAGCGGTGAAGAAGAAGACCGAGAGCAGGATGGTCAGCAAGAAGACCATCAGGAGTACGGTGTCGGTGGCGTGAAGGGTCAGGCCAAAGAAGGTGAACTCACCGCCGGTGAGGTTGAGAAAGATCGCCGGCTTATCGGCGATGTTGATCCAGGGCAGCGCGACAAAGAAGGCGATGAGTACGAAGCCCACCAGGCGGCGAGCATTGAGAAAGCGACCGGGGCTTAAGGTGGGATAGATCCAGCGGCGTTTGCCGTCTTTGTCCATGGTGGATAGGACGGCGTCGGGGGATTCGAGGATAGGAGGGGTGCTCATAATGGCCTCGTCGGCGACGAGAGAAGAGGGGGTGGGCGCCCGGCGAATGCCGGGCGCCCTGAGGGTTATTGCAGGGAGGTGATGTAGGCGGTCAGGCTGGCGATATCCTCCTGACGCAACACCGGTCCCCAGGGGGGCATGCCCTTATCGGAGACGCCGTCGCGAATGGTGGCAAAGATCTGCGGCATTTCTCCGCCGTGGATCCACTCATCGTCGGTGAGGATGGGGCCGACGCCGCCCTCGTGGTTGGCGCCGTGGCAGGGAGCACAGGTACCGCTGTAGATCTCGGCGCCCCGGGCCAGCGCGTCGCTGTCTTCGAGCAGCGCACTGAGCATGGCTTCATCGACCGGCGGGGTCTCCGAGGCGTAGGCGTTGCGGGTCTGCTCCAGCTGGCGCGAGGCCTGGGCGAGCTGAGCGTCGTAGTCGTTGATGAGTTCCAGGCCGAGGGCCACCATGTAGAAGAGGGACCAGGCGATGGTGACGTAGAAGATCGCCAGCCACCAGCCGGGCATCGGGTTGTCGTATTCCTGGATGCCATCGTAGTCGTGGTCCAGGAGCACGTCCTGTTCGGGGGCCGCATTTTGAGTGGTGATATCAGTCATTGGGCAGACTCCTGGCCCGTGAGGGTGCCATCCTCCAGGGGGAGGTGTTGGACGTGGTTAATCTCCTCTTTCTTTGCAAAGGCCGCTCGCAGGACGATGAGCACAAAGGCGATGACAAAGAGGATGAGACCGACCTCAGCGAAGGCCTCAAGGCCGGCGGCTTCCATGATCTCACGTCGCATCAGTTCGCTCCCTCGGCTTGAGTGATGTCAGTGCCCAGGCGTTGCAGGTAGGCAATGAGCGCGATGAGTTTGGCGTCTTCCACCGCCTGGGGGCCGCCCTGTTCGTGGAGTTCGGCGGCGATCTGGGCGGCCTGGGCGCGGGCGTCTTCGACTGCGTTTTCGGCCTGCTCCGGGGTGTAGGGCACGCCCAGCAAGATCATGGTTTCGATCTTTTTCTGGGTCATGGAGAGGTCGAGCGCATCGGTCTCCAGGTGCGGGTAGGCGGGCATGATCGACTTGGTGTTGGTGGAGCGCGGGTCGATCATGTGGCGGTAGTGCCAGAAGTGGTTGTACTTGCCACCGACACGCGCCAGGTCGGGCCCGGTCCGCTTCGATCCCCACAGGAAGGGGTGGTCGTAGATGCCTTCGCCGGGCTTGGAGTACTCGCCGTAGCGTTCGATCTCGGCGATCATCGGGCGGACCTGCTGGGAGTGGCAGGTGTGGCAGCCCTCGGCGATGTAGAGATCGCGTCCCTCAAGCTCCAGCGGGGTGTAGGGCTGCACCGAAGCGATGGTGGGGACCGAGGAGCGGATCAGCAGCATCGGCACGATTTCGATGATGGTACCGACGAGGATGGCCACCGTGGTCAGGATGGTGAAGACCAGGGGCCAGCCCTCCAGGAGACGGTGCCAGCCGCCCTTGAGCTTGTCCTGCAGGGCGAAGAGCGCGTCGTCGTAGCGGGGCTGTTCGCCGGTTTTGGGAGCGGCGGCCGGCTTGCGGGGCTGCTTCCAGGGGCGGATGGCCGGGACGATGGCCTCGGGATCTTCGAGGTCTTTGGGCGCGGTGCGCGCGGTCATCAGCAGGTTGTAGCCGCCCAGGCAGGTGGCGAAGAGGTAGATCGAGCCGCCGAGCAGGCGCACCCAGTACATCGGGACGATGGCCACGACCGTTTCCATGAAGTCCGGGTACATCAGGCGCCCGGTTTCATCGAAGGCGCGCCACATCAGGCCCTGGGTGATTCCGGCGCTGTACATCGCCACGATGTAGAGAAGGATGCCGATGGTCGCCAGCCAGAAGTGGGTGTTGGCCAGGCGCTTGGAGTAGAGCTTGGTCTGCCAGAGGCGAGGCGCCAGCCAGTAGATCATGCCGAAGGTCATGAAGCCGTTCCACCCCAGGGCCGCAGAGTGCACGTGGGCGATGGTCCAGTCGGTGTAGTGGCTCAGGGAGTTGACGAGCTTCACGCTCATCAGGGGGCCTTCAAAGGTGGCCATGCCGTAGAAGGTGATGCCGACCACGAAGAACTTGAGGACGGGGTCGGTACGCACCTTGTCCCAGGCACCACGCAGGGTGAAGAGGCCGTTGATCATGCCGCCCCAGCTGGGCATCCAGAGCATGATGGAGAAGACCATCCCGAGCGTGGAGGCCCACTGCGGCAGCGAGGTGTAGTGGAGGTGGTGCGGGCCGGCCCAGATGTAGATGAAGACCAGCGACCAGAAGTGAAGGATGGAGAGCTTGTAGGAGTAAATGGGGCGGTTGGCGGCCTTGGGCAGGAAGTAATACATCAGGCCCAGGAAGGGGGTGGTGAGCACGAAGGCCACCGCGTTGTGGCCGTACCACCACTGGATCATGGCGTCCTGAACGCCGGAGAAGAGCGAGTAGCTCTTAAAGAGGCCGACGGGGATGGCCAGGTTGTTGACGATGTGGAGCACGGCCACGGTGACGATGGTCGCGATGTAGAACCAGATCGCCACATAGATGTGCTTTTCTCGCCGGTTTTTGAGCGTCAAAAAGAAGTTGGCCGCGAAGATCACCCAGACCACCGTGATGGCCAGGGCGATGGGCCACTCCAGCTCGGCGTATTCCTTGGTCTGGGTAAAGCCCATGGGCAGGGTGATGGCGGCGGCGACGATGATGCTCTGCCAGCCCCAGAAATGGAGTTTGCTCATCATGTCGCTGAACATGCGAGCTTTCACCAGGCGCTGGGTCGAGTAGTAGACCGCGGCGAAGATGGCGTTGCCGGCGAAGGCAAAGATGACCGCGTTGGTATGGAGCGGTCGCAGCCTCCCGAAGGTGAAGTACTTACCCAGCTCGTTGGCCGGGAAGTAGGCCAGCTGAAGTGCCAGGATGACGCCGACGAGCATGCCGACGATGCCCCAGGCGACGGTGGCGATGACGAACATGCGCACGATGCGATCGTCGTAACGGATCCGCTCGGTGGCCGTGTTGGCGACCATCTGGGCGGGTTGTTGGGGGGAAGGCGCTCGAGTCACCGAAACCTCCTTAGGACTCTTAGAAGTGGGCAAAGGGCCGTCTAGCCGTTGCAGTCAAATGCGTCGGATATGGTGTGGCCGACGCTACGCGGGCGAGGGTTAACAAGTTGCGTGCCAGCGCTGGGAGTGGGGGAAATTCGGCGCAAATTTTGTCAAAATCGAGACAATATGCCGCGCTTTTTTAAGGGCGTTGCGCAAAAGCCGGCGCATGTTTTGCGCGTTATTTTGCGCGAAACGCACATATTTCGCAGAATTTGACCCGCGTTGGCCGAGGTTCACGAGTGGCGGAAGGAGGGGGGGCGGGGAGGATGAGAGGGGCGGGAAGAGATCGGCTGGCCTGAGGCTTGCAGACCTGTGGCGGTGGTCACGGCGTTGTGGATCACGACGACATCTGGAGTGCGAGCACGGAGTAGATTTTATGACGCAGGTCGGTGAGTTCGGGCAGGTTGCCCCTTATTACGCGCAGGTGTTGGGAGTAGGCGTGGTGTGGGTGAGCCTGCATTGCGCCGGGATGTGCGGGCCGATCATGGCCAGCCTCACCGCCACCACCGGCGCCTGGTCGGAGCCCTCGCCGGCGCGGCGCGTGGCCAAAGCTTCGGCCGGAGTGCTGAGCTATCAGGCGGGTCGGGCGGTGACCTATGCGGTGATGGGAGGCGCGGCCGGTGCGCTGGGAGCCCTGGCCCAGGGCTGGGTCCGGGGTATGACGCAGACCGCCGGCCTGGTGGTGGCCCTGCTCCTGGTGCTTGCCGGGATTTATAAACTCTTGCCGGCGCGTCTGCGGGCCGGAGCCCTGGCCACGACCTGGAGCGGGAAAGCGGCCGGGGTGACCGGGGGCCTGCTCCAGTCGGCGATGCGCCTGGCGCCGAAAAACCGCTGGTTGAAGATGATGGCGATGGGGCTGATGATGGGATTGCTGCCCTGCATGCTCATGTTCTGGGTGCTGGGCATCGCCGCCTCGACCGCGAGCCCGGTGCACGGGGCCGGCGTGATGGTCGCGCTGGTGGCGATGACCACGCCCGTGCTCATGGCGGCGGCCAGCGGGTCGAGCCTGCTGGGCGGGCGCTGGCGCTCGGCGTCAGGCGTGGTGGTCGCCGCCGGTATGATCCTCTCCGGCGCCTGGATGGGCCTGATTGGCGCGGCGGCGAACGGCTGGGTCGATCACGTGTATTTTGCGTTTGAGCTCTTTGGTGAGGCCTGGACGATGATGCTGTGGTGATGGCGTGTGCAATTTTTGCGCAGGTCGAATCCCCACCCCGATCTTCATGAGGATGTGATGAGCAAGCCCGACGATGACCTTCTGGAAACCTCCGAGTCCACACCGCGATATACCTCGCTCGACGAGGTGCTGGCGCATCTCTGGTCGTACGCCGCGCGCGGCGCTCGATATCGAGATAACGCCATGGCCACGCCGATCTTCGTGAGCACGGCGGTGGAGGGTGGGCCCTCGGCGCGCACGGTGGTGCTGCGGGAGGTCGAAGAGGGGCGCGCGCTGCTCTGCCATACCGATCGACGCTCGCGCAAAGTCGCCGAGCTGGCCGAGGAGCCCCGGTCGATCTGGGTGACGTACGACCGGCAGGAGCACCAGCAGTTTCAGTTCATTGGCCGCTCCAGCGTGCATACCGACGACGATGTGGCCGATCGGATGTGGGCCGAGGAGTCGCCCGATGAGCTGGTGTTCTATTTTAAGCGCTCGCGCCCCTCGGAGGGGGCCGCAGGTCCGACCTCGGCGCAGGACTTCGAGTCGGTCAGTGAAGACGAAGCCCGGGGCAACTTTGCGGTGGTGCGCACCGAGATCGAAGCCATCATGTGGCAGCATGTTCACCCGGAAGGGGAGTACCGCGCGCGCTTTGAGTGGGATGGGGGCCGCTGGGTGGGAACTTGGCTGATTCCATGAGTCGGTGGTCGGGCGAACGTGGGGAAAGTCTGGGGCGTGCATTTTTTGCGCGGGACATTCACCAGGTCGCCCGGGACCTTCTTGGCCGAGAGATCTGGTTCGGGAACCGGGGCGCACGTCTGGTGGAGGTGGAGGTGTACGAGGGGGCCAACGACGCGGCCAGCCACGCGCGGAGCGGGCGGCCCACCGGGCGCACCTGGCCGATGTTTGCCGAGCCCGGGCGCGTGTACGTCTACCGAATCTACGGGATGCATCGCTGCCTGAACCTGCGGGCGCCCAGTGGGGTCGGAGCGGGAGCCATTCTGGTGCGGGCCGCCCAGCCGCTGAGCGGTTTTGAGCCCGAGGTGCATCGCCGGCGCCGACTCAGCGGGCCCGGGTTGCTGTGCAAAACGATGGGGATTGATGAGCGCCTCAGCGGCGCCTGGGTGGGGCAGGGGCTGGTGCTGCGGGAAGGAGAACCCGTGGCGGAGGAGCGGGTCGTGACCCGACCCCGCGTGGGGCTCAATGAGGCGCGTTGCCAGGAAGCCACGCACTGGCCCTGGCGCTACATCATCGAAGATTCGCCCTGGATCTCGCGCCGCTGAAGGGCTCGCCGGCTGGCGAGGCGGCCGCGTGCGCTTAGAGCAGCAGGGCCAAAAGCCCCAGAATCACGACCAGAAGGAGCGCCGCGACCAGGCCGCGGACACCGCCGGGGATGCGCTCGGCGAGGGAGCGCTGCGGCGGTGGGGGACTGAGATCAAAGGTGTGGGAGATGCGGTAGCCGCTTTTCTTGGGGGCGGGACGAGGCAGGCGACGATCGCGCTCGTTTTGGGGCAGCGTGGAGCGAACCAGGCCAAGTTCCAGCATGCGCGGTGAGGGCCCGATGTCGATCGGGAGCTCCATGGCGTAGCCCGACGACACAAAGTTGAGATCCTGTCGGGGGCGCAGCGCCTCGACGGTGACCTCATCGAGTTCGGAGGCCTCGGAGGCCGCCTTTTCGAGATCGTCGAGGGCTTCGTCGAGGGCTTCCTCGTCGAGTTCGAGTTCGGGGCTGATGGCCTCGGCGATGATGAGGTCGTCGTCCGGATCGTGAGCCGGAAGCGCGTCGTCTTCGGCGTTCTCGTCGTCGGGGGGAGTGTCGCCCACGGTGATGTTCCAGCGCGACCGACCGCCGGCGCTCTCGCGCTGGGCTTTGTCGGCTTCGTCCGGGGGTGGGCTCAGGACGTCGTCGCTCGCTACGCGGGTCTCGAGCGTGGGCTCATCGTCAGACGCGGTGCTCGGCTCTGGCGAGCGCTCTTGTGGGTGAGGCTCGTCGGCGGCCTCGGCGCGCTCTTGTTGGGGGGCCTCTTCGGTCTCGTCGAGAGGGTTGGCGAGTTCGGTGCCCTCGTCGCTCTCGTCGTCGGCGTCTTGGAGCGCGGCGCTCTCATCGTCGGAGCCCTTGTCGTCGGTGGCGGCGCTGAGCTCCTCCAGCGCATCGCTGAGTTCTTCCAGCGCGTCGTCATCTGCGTCGCTGTCTGGCGCGGCGAAGCGCTCCACCGGGGGAAGCTCCCGCAGCTCCGTCACCTCGTCAGGGCCCGCAAAACCCTCCTCGTCCAATTCGCCGAGCTCATCCATGCGCGGCTGAGCGTTGAGTTCGGGTTTGGTGAGCTCGGCCGTGGCGAAGAGATCTTCGGGGAGGTCGTGGCGGCCCAGGCGGCGCGTGGCGATGGCCGGGGCAGCAGGCTCGGCCTGCGGGGCGGGAGCCTCGTCGGGGGCCTGGCGCTCGGCGCCTTCGGAGAGGAGCGCCAGGGTGCGCTCGGTCATGACGGTGATTTCAGAGGCGTCGTGGGCTACGCCCTCCACGCCCTCGGGAGGCTCGGGAGGTGGGGGGAAGTCCAGGTCGTCGGCCGGCGGCTCGGGGAGCGGAGCGCGGCGGCGCGCCGGGCGCAAGATTCCGGAGGCGGGGACCGGTCGGGAGGGCGTAGAAGGCACGTGCCGGGCGGTGACCACCGTGTCGGGGGTGTTCTTGTGCGCTTCCTCCAGCGAGGCAAAGAGCGGGGCAAAGCCGGGGTGTTCGCCGATGGGCGCCCAGCGCTCGGTGCTCGGGTCGTGGAGGAGGTCGGCCGGGCGAATCACCCAGTTGCGGATGAGTTTTTCGACCTTCGCCTGAGAGTCACATTTGTAGTGACGTATGTCAGTCTTGATGCGGAACATTCAAGCACCGGCGGTCGGACTCGGAGAATGCGATCAAAGTGAAGGGGAGCTTAAAGTGCGCGGGCGTCAAACTCAACAGGTATCAACGTTGGACGCGAGCCATTTGACGCAGGATTTCGTCGGCGACATCGCGGGTGCGCACATCTTGCTCCGGGTCGTTGACCAGGCGGACCAGCCAGTCCTGGTGCGAAAAGGGATCGGTGTTGCCCACGGTTTTAAGCCATTTGAGGCGGACCGATTCGCCCCAGACCACGTGGTGGATGCGTTCGTCGGGCTCCTGGAAGGTCAGCGGCTCGCAGAAAAGCTCGGGGTCAACGCGTTGGAAGCTGCGCCGGGCCCAGATGGTGTCGTCTTTGGTGGAGACCATTTTAAAGGCTTCCAACGCGGCGCAGCGTCGCGCACCGTGGGGCAGGGTTTCGACGCGCTTCTTGACCTGCTGGCGAGCCTCGGGGGAGCCGATGCGCGCCAGCGCCCAGTAGGCGTAGGCGGCGACTTCATCTGCGGGGTCGTCGATATGCGGGAGAATGGCGGGCACGGCAAAGGGGTCGGCCAGGGAGGCCAGGCCGCGAAAGGCCCCCAGGCGTACTTCGGTGGGTTGGTCGGCGGCGATGAGGGCTTCTAAGGTGGTGCGATTCTTCTCGCTGCGCGGGAGCTTGCCCAGGGCGTAGGCGGCTTGAGCGCGGGTGCCGATGTCGGAGTGGTCGGTGGCCAGGGCAATCAGCGCTTCATCGGCGCGGTCGACGTTGAGGGCGCCAGCGGTCCAGGCGGCGCGCTGGCGTACCTGGTCGTCGGGATCGTCGAGCGCGTCGACGATCATCGTGTGCAGGGCCGGGCGCTCCCAGATGC
This window of the Lujinxingia litoralis genome carries:
- a CDS encoding tetratricopeptide repeat protein — translated: MSEQSEKEQSSTERAWQAAPDIVAAQVQALARKYYEQGELDRAREVLEKLVKMRPRCAWAHALLGVVQRRQGRMVKALESLQRAAEIDPDDRNTLVNLGECLVIAGKVPQGVDVLRAVFEMGYDPALAPEEHDAFTRRAGAQLEVIQRAARMVQEEYGQQGS
- the ccoS gene encoding cbb3-type cytochrome oxidase assembly protein CcoS: MNILYLLIPMALLLTLSSVAAFIWAVRRGQLDDLETPALRPLLDDESAPPPR
- a CDS encoding heavy metal translocating P-type ATPase, with protein sequence MTTPTTVPCAHCGLPAPPPPRGAPEDTPSFCCVGCHSVYVVLHESGLDNFYQLRDAWKNDPQPAHSPQDAAEIAPLLDSEAFLQEHARTHEDGTLSAKLHLEGVHCAGCVWLIERMPQLLDGVVNAHLDLTRGLLSLRWDPERVRLSEVGRALARFGYKAHPLRADQRKVRSQGLGRLLIRVGISWAVAMNTMIFAISEYAGLSALTDAGLHTTMRWLSLGLSIVAMIVGGSIFFRRAWASLRAALAQGLPSGLTRLSIDVPIALGIGVGWLHSAYNTVWGAGDVWFDSLTVLIAALLSARYLQLRGNARAADAAERLYSLLPRSARLLRRADEPTAALRDTAEAVLATSLRPGDLIEVRTGDVVPADGTVTLGRGEVLRALLTGESRPEKIAPGQSIEAGVTNLGALLHVEVLATAEDTRVGKLLRWIEDHQTQRAPIVQLADRLGGIFVLAVLGAALLTALVWALIDPSRAIPNAVALLVISCPCALGMATPLAMSVGAGRAARRGVHIKNDDVIEALDHLTDLVFDKTGTLTVGTPTIASSEGDDSALALASALEAHSSHPLARAIVAAAPPTPGHPGPPTADIEEHMGRGITGRVGNHRVAVGRPSWQLADDHPWRARADQLAARGLTPLVIVVDEKPRQLLGLGDTLRPGASELVQRLAHRGVRVHLLSGDHPDLVSRVARELGIAADATLGGASPEAKVAYLKELRARRPEATVAMVGDGVNDAAALQTAHVGVAVHGGAEASLQAADIFLMRQGLTPIEDLLDGAQTIMRTVRRNLVGSALYNAFGISLAALGLVSPLVAALLMPVSSLAVVASSLSQRSFEPRESPPAPPNAATPPEPRELAGHPHPTESAA
- a CDS encoding FixH family protein: MPSIPSHIFWPGFIIVILAIAMGSGMSIIFASASDGGPRIVPDYYAKAVDWDETQATRRAADELSWTVALRLDEGLAEVAVRDAQNQPLALTGTAQFRLASQIEPDAPLELTAHPTLQGHYRIEGAPDAPGVYDVELVLQAGETPYRRTHRVERSP
- the ccoG gene encoding cytochrome c oxidase accessory protein CcoG; this encodes MSTPPILESPDAVLSTMDKDGKRRWIYPTLSPGRFLNARRLVGFVLIAFFVALPWINIADKPAIFLNLTGGEFTFFGLTLHATDTVLLMVFLLTILLSVFFFTALFGRVWCGWGCPQTVYLEFVFRPIERLIEGKESARRRRDQGPWTGEKVARKGLKLVVFGALSLFLAHTFVAYFVSWPELLRWMSLSPTEHPGYFATMAITTALIFFDFGYFREQMCTITCPYARFQSVLMDRHSLIVSYDPNRGEPRGKRKRAKSAGPIDLDQPLARLGDCIDCGACVRTCPTGIDIREGLQMECISCTQCVDACDSIMDAIDKPRGLIRYTSENAIAQKPTRVIRPRTVAYGVLLVVLSSVLVALIGQRSPLEVDIGRMPGPAFTELADGQIANRLRVRLRNRTGEDRQATLRLSEPAGAQVRVVGPQTISLNSGELSRFEVWVTAPPEALPDGSATATFEVIIDGEPWATSSFPLLGPTSVGE
- a CDS encoding cbb3-type cytochrome c oxidase N-terminal domain-containing protein, translating into MTDITTQNAAPEQDVLLDHDYDGIQEYDNPMPGWWLAIFYVTIAWSLFYMVALGLELINDYDAQLAQASRQLEQTRNAYASETPPVDEAMLSALLEDSDALARGAEIYSGTCAPCHGANHEGGVGPILTDDEWIHGGEMPQIFATIRDGVSDKGMPPWGPVLRQEDIASLTAYITSLQ